One Obesumbacterium proteus DNA window includes the following coding sequences:
- a CDS encoding APC family permease gives MAINTAPQKRVELRKTLTLVQVVMMGLAYLQPMTIFDTFGIVSGLTDGHVATSYAIALIAVLFTAVSYGKLVKRFPSAGSAYTYAQKAISPHVGFMVGWSSLLDYLFMPMINILLAKIYLEAIFPGVPSWIFVGGLVTLMTLFNLRGINLVANLNSIIVVIQVAIMVIFLGLVIHGIYGGEGAGTLISSRPFISENAHVVPMITGATILCFSFLGFDGISSLSEETPDAGRVIPKAIFLTALIGGVIFIVVSYFLQLYFPDISRFANPDASQPEIMLFVAGKFFQSIILVFSCVTVLASGMAAHAGVSRLMYVMGRDGVFPERLFGYIHPKWRTPAFNVLLVGCIALSAVSFDLVTATALINFGALVAFTFVNLSVISQFYIREKRNRTLKDNINYLLLPVLGAATVGVLWVNLEESSMTLGLIWGAIGLGYLTFLTRRFRQPPPQYDAEIAQ, from the coding sequence ATGGCGATTAATACCGCACCTCAAAAACGTGTCGAACTCCGTAAAACATTGACGCTTGTACAAGTCGTCATGATGGGGTTGGCCTATCTACAGCCGATGACCATTTTTGATACCTTTGGTATCGTTAGCGGTCTTACCGATGGTCACGTTGCCACATCTTATGCTATTGCACTGATTGCAGTGCTGTTCACTGCGGTTAGTTACGGAAAGCTGGTTAAGCGCTTCCCGTCAGCCGGCTCAGCCTATACCTACGCGCAGAAGGCGATTAGCCCGCACGTTGGTTTTATGGTGGGTTGGTCTTCTCTACTTGATTATCTGTTCATGCCGATGATCAACATTTTGCTGGCTAAAATTTACCTTGAAGCAATTTTCCCAGGCGTACCGTCTTGGATCTTTGTGGGTGGTTTAGTCACGCTGATGACCCTGTTTAACCTACGAGGCATTAACCTCGTTGCAAACTTGAACTCCATCATTGTGGTGATTCAGGTTGCTATCATGGTTATCTTCTTGGGTCTGGTTATCCACGGTATTTACGGTGGTGAAGGTGCCGGTACGCTGATCAGCAGCCGTCCATTCATCTCTGAAAATGCGCATGTGGTGCCAATGATAACCGGGGCGACGATACTCTGCTTCTCGTTCTTGGGCTTTGACGGTATCAGTTCATTGTCCGAAGAAACGCCAGATGCGGGGCGCGTTATCCCGAAAGCGATTTTCCTGACTGCGCTGATTGGCGGTGTGATCTTTATCGTGGTGTCGTACTTCTTGCAGTTGTACTTCCCAGATATCTCACGCTTCGCTAACCCAGATGCATCACAGCCAGAAATCATGCTGTTTGTCGCAGGCAAGTTCTTCCAGTCCATCATTCTGGTGTTCTCCTGCGTTACCGTACTGGCTTCGGGTATGGCCGCACACGCAGGTGTTTCTCGCCTGATGTACGTAATGGGCCGCGATGGCGTGTTCCCTGAGCGTCTGTTCGGATACATTCATCCGAAATGGCGTACCCCAGCGTTCAACGTACTGTTGGTCGGTTGCATTGCCTTGTCAGCGGTATCGTTTGATCTGGTGACGGCCACGGCGTTGATTAACTTTGGTGCTCTGGTGGCGTTTACTTTCGTGAACCTGTCAGTTATCTCTCAGTTCTACATTCGTGAAAAACGTAATCGTACACTGAAAGACAACATCAACTATCTGCTGCTGCCGGTATTAGGGGCTGCAACCGTTGGTGTACTGTGGGTTAACTTGGAAGAGAGCTCTATGACGTTAGGCCTAATTTGGGGCGCTATCGGTCTGGGTTACTTAACCTTCCTGACTCGCCGCTTCCGTCAGCCGCCTCCGCAGTATGACGCTGAAATCGCTCAGTAA
- the nqrE gene encoding NADH:ubiquinone reductase (Na(+)-transporting) subunit E: MLEQYLNIFFRAVFVENMALNFFLGMCTFLAVSKKIETAFGLGLTVTVLLAVATPLNNLIYNYLLKDGALIEGLDLSFLDFITFIGVLAALVQILEMILDRFLPALHHSLGVFLPLLTIHCAIFGATIFMVQREYNFTESFVYGTGCGLGWLLAIVAMAGLREKMKYSNIPEGMRGLGAVFCTAGLMSLGFMSFAGINL, translated from the coding sequence ATGCTTGAGCAATACCTAAATATTTTTTTTCGCGCTGTCTTTGTCGAAAACATGGCCCTAAATTTCTTCTTAGGCATGTGTACGTTTTTGGCTGTTTCAAAAAAAATCGAAACCGCATTCGGGCTTGGCCTCACCGTCACCGTATTATTGGCCGTTGCTACGCCGCTAAATAATCTCATCTATAACTACCTGCTAAAAGACGGCGCTTTAATTGAAGGCCTTGATTTAAGCTTCCTCGACTTTATTACTTTCATCGGCGTTCTTGCCGCACTGGTGCAAATATTAGAAATGATATTGGATCGTTTCTTACCTGCGTTACACCACTCATTGGGCGTGTTTCTGCCGCTTTTAACCATTCACTGCGCAATTTTTGGTGCGACCATATTTATGGTTCAGCGTGAATATAACTTCACAGAGTCATTTGTATATGGCACCGGATGTGGGCTTGGTTGGTTACTTGCAATTGTTGCAATGGCAGGCCTGCGGGAAAAAATGAAGTATTCTAATATCCCCGAAGGGATGCGTGGGTTAGGTGCAGTGTTTTGCACGGCTGGCTTGATGTCACTTGGGTTTATGTCTTTTGCCGGAATCAATCTTTGA
- the hpaR gene encoding homoprotocatechuate degradation operon regulator HpaR has product MHESLTIALLQARETAMGFFRPILKSHNLTEQQWRIIRVLAVDNSIDFHELSCKTCIVRPSLTGILTRMERDGLILRLKPISDQRKLYVSLTPEGKSLYEKARSQVEEGYQAIERAFSTEKMVQLTSLLDELIALGDANLCQSESKE; this is encoded by the coding sequence ATGCATGAATCTTTGACTATTGCCCTTCTACAGGCGCGGGAAACTGCGATGGGATTTTTTCGTCCAATATTGAAAAGTCATAACCTCACGGAACAGCAATGGCGCATTATTCGGGTGTTAGCCGTAGATAACTCAATTGATTTTCATGAACTTTCTTGCAAAACCTGCATTGTTCGTCCGAGCTTGACCGGCATTTTGACGCGTATGGAGAGGGATGGACTGATCCTTCGTTTAAAGCCGATAAGCGATCAACGTAAGCTGTATGTTTCACTCACGCCTGAAGGTAAAAGCCTGTATGAGAAAGCACGTTCGCAGGTTGAAGAGGGATATCAGGCGATTGAGCGGGCTTTTTCAACGGAGAAGATGGTTCAACTAACGAGCTTACTGGATGAGTTAATTGCATTGGGTGATGCGAATTTGTGTCAAAGCGAGAGCAAAGAATAG
- a CDS encoding TOBE domain-containing protein, with product MSVSARNQLSGVISAVADGAVNDEVELTLNGGAKIVAVVTHASKQAMGLTKGKEAVALIKAPWVILASEDCGLVFSARNQFAGEVSAFLKGAVNSTVHVKTDQGIELTSVVTNESAEEMALSAGSRVIALIKASSVMLATKA from the coding sequence ATGTCTGTTTCAGCACGCAACCAATTAAGTGGCGTCATTTCAGCAGTCGCGGATGGAGCCGTTAATGACGAGGTTGAATTGACCTTAAACGGCGGCGCGAAAATCGTGGCGGTTGTCACTCATGCTAGCAAACAAGCCATGGGGTTAACGAAAGGCAAAGAGGCCGTTGCGTTAATCAAGGCACCTTGGGTTATTCTGGCTTCAGAGGATTGCGGTTTAGTCTTTTCTGCCCGTAACCAATTCGCCGGTGAAGTGAGTGCCTTTCTTAAAGGGGCCGTAAACTCAACGGTGCATGTGAAAACCGATCAGGGCATTGAACTCACTTCTGTTGTTACCAACGAAAGTGCCGAAGAAATGGCGCTAAGTGCTGGTAGCCGCGTGATTGCATTGATTAAAGCCTCCAGCGTTATGTTGGCTACCAAGGCATAA
- a CDS encoding DUF2623 family protein — protein MKNHFGEGVMDGVRAYEPKSANEMSQHCFDYRRGFVCGFAHSFGKRVDNRYMAACRAGELARDYGLERDAIADFFHGSEDRGLQEYYYSGYERSRRADEIFFGAEATG, from the coding sequence GTGAAAAATCATTTTGGCGAAGGTGTGATGGACGGCGTAAGGGCTTATGAACCTAAATCGGCCAATGAGATGAGCCAGCACTGTTTCGACTATCGACGTGGTTTTGTTTGTGGCTTCGCGCACAGCTTTGGCAAACGGGTGGATAATCGTTACATGGCCGCCTGCCGAGCGGGGGAGCTTGCGCGTGACTACGGGCTGGAGCGGGATGCTATTGCTGATTTTTTCCACGGCAGCGAAGATCGGGGTTTGCAGGAATATTATTATTCCGGCTATGAACGTTCACGCCGCGCAGACGAAATTTTCTTTGGTGCTGAAGCGACAGGCTGA
- the yjjG gene encoding pyrimidine 5'-nucleotidase encodes MKYSWVLFDADETLFRFDAFQGLKLMFSRFNVDFTDQDYAEYQAVNQPLWVDYQDGRINAQQLQVTRFELWAQRLGVTACQINNAFLQAMADICDVLPGARELVNALSGKANMGIITNGFTQLQTVRLERTGMKDAFSTLVISEQVGIAKPDVGIFEYAFSQMNHPPKERILMVGDNPHSDILGGINAGIDTCWLNTSGAALPDGISPSYQVSSLNELQKILLA; translated from the coding sequence ATGAAGTACAGTTGGGTTCTTTTTGATGCTGATGAGACGTTGTTCCGGTTTGATGCTTTTCAAGGTTTAAAGCTGATGTTCTCTCGTTTTAACGTTGATTTTACCGATCAGGATTATGCAGAGTATCAGGCCGTCAACCAGCCACTATGGGTGGATTATCAAGATGGTCGTATCAACGCGCAGCAGCTACAGGTCACGCGTTTTGAGCTATGGGCTCAACGCCTCGGTGTAACTGCATGCCAAATCAATAACGCATTTTTACAGGCAATGGCCGATATTTGCGATGTGTTGCCTGGTGCGAGAGAGCTTGTGAATGCGCTGAGCGGTAAGGCCAATATGGGCATTATTACCAATGGTTTTACGCAGCTGCAAACGGTGCGTTTAGAGCGAACTGGGATGAAGGACGCGTTCTCTACGTTGGTAATCTCTGAGCAGGTGGGGATTGCGAAACCAGACGTTGGGATTTTTGAATATGCGTTCTCACAGATGAATCATCCACCCAAAGAGCGAATTTTGATGGTGGGTGATAACCCTCACTCGGATATCTTGGGGGGCATCAACGCCGGTATTGATACCTGTTGGCTAAATACATCCGGAGCGGCTTTGCCAGACGGCATTTCGCCAAGCTATCAAGTGAGCTCGTTAAACGAGTTACAGAAAATATTGTTAGCTTAA
- a CDS encoding GNAT family N-acetyltransferase, translating to MSSTPTEIRYHVNKSITVEQFSQLLSETTLGPRRPLDNPECLAGMLEHADILVTAWAGERLIGIARSVTDFHYCCYLSDLAVSESVQKSGVGKALIQMTCRQLKHNCKVILLAAPLAQEYYPRLGFDQHPSAWTCTAEHLI from the coding sequence ATGTCATCAACGCCAACCGAAATACGTTACCACGTCAATAAGTCGATCACTGTTGAACAGTTTTCTCAATTGTTGTCGGAAACAACGCTGGGGCCACGACGCCCGTTAGATAACCCAGAATGTTTGGCAGGGATGTTAGAACATGCAGATATCTTAGTCACTGCATGGGCTGGTGAGCGCCTGATTGGCATTGCTCGTTCAGTGACGGATTTCCACTACTGCTGCTACTTATCCGATCTCGCGGTATCAGAGTCGGTTCAAAAAAGCGGCGTAGGTAAAGCATTAATACAGATGACGTGCCGCCAGCTAAAACATAACTGCAAAGTTATTCTGCTGGCAGCACCGCTCGCGCAGGAATATTATCCACGCTTAGGCTTCGATCAACACCCAAGTGCCTGGACCTGCACCGCCGAACACCTTATCTGA
- the lpxP gene encoding kdo(2)-lipid IV(A) palmitoleoyltransferase, with amino-acid sequence MYKERRSIVKHSGFSTSLLHPRHWSLWFGLGLLYLLVQLPYPVIRRLGGAMGRISKRFLKRRVTIARRNLELCFPDLSSEELDARVTDNFTSLGIGLLETGMAWFWSDARIKKWFDVSGIENLNAALAENRGVMVIGVHFMSLELGGRVMGLCRPMMAMYRKHNNKVMEYVQTRGRSRSNKAMIDRRNLRGMVHALKAGEAVWFAPDQDFGPKGSSFAPFFAVKKAATTNGTFTIAKLAKPVLLTTVLIRKPDGSGYHLIIQPGLKDYPYDNEQAAAEFINGVIEKEILRAPEQYLWLHRRFKTRPVGDTSLYA; translated from the coding sequence ATGTATAAAGAAAGAAGGTCTATTGTGAAACACTCTGGTTTTTCAACAAGCTTGCTGCACCCGCGTCATTGGTCGCTGTGGTTCGGTTTAGGTTTGTTATATTTATTGGTCCAATTACCTTACCCTGTCATTCGCCGCCTTGGCGGAGCGATGGGCCGTATCTCTAAACGTTTCCTAAAGCGCCGTGTCACGATTGCACGACGTAACCTCGAGCTGTGCTTCCCTGACCTGTCATCTGAAGAGCTAGATGCTCGCGTGACCGATAATTTTACGTCCTTAGGCATAGGGCTGTTAGAAACCGGCATGGCGTGGTTTTGGTCTGATGCGCGTATCAAGAAGTGGTTTGATGTGAGCGGGATTGAGAACCTCAATGCGGCCTTAGCGGAAAACCGTGGCGTGATGGTGATTGGCGTACACTTTATGTCGCTGGAGCTGGGCGGGCGCGTGATGGGGCTATGCCGCCCTATGATGGCGATGTATCGCAAGCACAACAATAAAGTGATGGAATATGTTCAAACCCGTGGGCGTTCTCGCTCTAATAAAGCGATGATTGATCGTCGTAACCTACGCGGTATGGTTCATGCGCTTAAAGCTGGTGAAGCTGTGTGGTTTGCGCCGGACCAAGATTTCGGGCCGAAGGGAAGTTCGTTTGCTCCGTTCTTCGCTGTCAAAAAAGCGGCTACCACAAACGGTACGTTTACTATTGCCAAACTGGCTAAGCCTGTTCTGCTGACAACGGTGTTGATCCGTAAACCAGACGGCAGCGGCTATCACCTTATTATTCAGCCTGGTCTGAAAGATTATCCTTACGATAATGAGCAGGCGGCCGCTGAATTTATTAATGGTGTAATTGAAAAAGAGATTTTACGTGCGCCAGAGCAATATCTATGGCTGCACCGCCGATTTAAAACGCGGCCTGTTGGAGATACTTCTCTCTACGCCTAA
- a CDS encoding DUF1003 domain-containing protein — protein sequence MNINDNSLLQKLRESRRLRREKFLNQKKAANVAGTSVPTLTLGQRMADGVTSVIGSWRFIIIQSILLACWMVGNAWFGHNAWDPYPFILLNLLLSFQAAYTAPAIMMSQTRQSDMDRKRAENDFEINVKAELEIELLHEKIDLLKEKEIQALTEAIRRLTERLDAAAQQTKNVAPTDDVQ from the coding sequence ATGAATATTAACGATAACTCATTACTACAAAAGCTGCGTGAATCGCGTCGTTTACGTCGAGAAAAGTTCCTGAATCAGAAAAAGGCCGCGAATGTAGCAGGTACATCGGTGCCGACTCTAACGCTAGGCCAACGTATGGCAGATGGCGTTACCAGCGTGATTGGCTCGTGGCGGTTTATCATTATCCAAAGTATTTTGCTAGCGTGCTGGATGGTCGGTAATGCATGGTTTGGCCATAATGCGTGGGATCCCTATCCATTTATCCTGTTGAATTTGCTGCTTTCATTTCAGGCGGCCTATACGGCACCCGCCATTATGATGAGCCAAACGCGGCAAAGTGATATGGATAGAAAAAGGGCGGAGAATGATTTTGAGATTAACGTTAAAGCTGAGTTAGAAATCGAGTTGTTGCACGAAAAAATTGATCTGCTGAAAGAGAAAGAGATTCAGGCACTCACGGAAGCGATTCGCCGTCTGACAGAGCGTCTTGACGCCGCCGCCCAACAGACAAAAAACGTGGCACCTACAGATGATGTTCAATAG
- the cspA gene encoding RNA chaperone/antiterminator CspA, whose translation MSDKMTGLVKWFDAGKGFGFITPDNGSKDIFVHFSAIQSTAFKTLDEGQRVEFTVENGQKGPSAANVVAL comes from the coding sequence ATGTCTGATAAAATGACTGGCTTAGTAAAATGGTTTGACGCTGGTAAAGGTTTCGGCTTCATCACTCCAGACAACGGCAGCAAAGACATCTTCGTTCACTTCTCTGCAATCCAGAGCACCGCATTCAAAACTCTGGACGAAGGCCAGCGTGTTGAGTTCACTGTTGAAAATGGCCAGAAAGGTCCTTCAGCAGCTAACGTTGTAGCTCTGTAA
- a CDS encoding GNAT family N-acetyltransferase has protein sequence MPQIQFRLFEHSDALSLRQVYESAVSQLTVGEYNLAQRTAWIQASADPKYWLRVLERIQPTVTLVDGKIAGYFDLQPDGLIDHFYVAASFAHQGVARAMMDEILQRAKLRDLSEIYAYVSLTAQPFFTRYGFEVVYRQNVEVGGQQLENACMCKRF, from the coding sequence ATGCCGCAGATTCAATTTCGCCTTTTTGAGCATTCCGATGCGCTATCTTTGCGGCAGGTATATGAGTCTGCGGTTTCCCAACTCACCGTGGGTGAATATAACCTCGCTCAGCGAACGGCATGGATTCAGGCCAGTGCGGATCCTAAATATTGGCTGCGCGTGCTTGAACGTATCCAACCAACCGTAACCTTGGTGGACGGTAAGATCGCTGGATATTTTGATTTGCAGCCTGATGGATTAATCGATCATTTCTATGTGGCGGCTTCATTTGCGCATCAGGGCGTAGCCCGAGCGATGATGGATGAAATTCTGCAACGAGCGAAGCTGCGCGACCTTTCTGAAATTTATGCGTATGTTAGCCTCACGGCTCAGCCTTTCTTCACACGCTATGGTTTTGAGGTGGTTTATCGCCAAAACGTTGAGGTGGGCGGACAGCAACTTGAAAATGCGTGCATGTGTAAACGATTTTAA